A region of the Longimicrobium sp. genome:
GCAGCGTGGCCGCGCCGACGTACACGCGCGTCCACGGCCGGCGCGGATCGCCAACGGTGAGCGCGGGCTGCCCGGCCCCCAGCACCTCGCCCGGCTCGGCGATGCGGGTGATGACGACGCCGTCCGCCGGGGCCACCAGCGTCAGCTCGCCCGCGGTGCGGCGCGCAGCCTGGAGCGCGGCTTCCGCACCGGTGACTTCGGCGCGCGCGGCTTGCACCTGCTCGCTTCGCGCCCCGTCGCGCAGCACGCGGACGGACTCGCGGGCGGCGTCGCGCTGCGCGGCGGCGAGCGAGGCGGCGGCGCGCGCGTTGTCCAGGGCCTGGCGGCTGATGGCTCCCGCTTCCTCGAGCGCCCGGATGCGCTGAAGCTCGCGGGCCGCGCGGTCGGCCTCGGCCTGGCGGGCGCGCAGCTCGGCCTGTGCGCGGGCGATCTCCGCGGCGCGCGGGCCGGCCTGCAGGTCGCGGAGCCGCGCCTGGGCAAACGAGACGCGCGCCTCCGTCTGCGGCACCTG
Encoded here:
- a CDS encoding HlyD family efflux transporter periplasmic adaptor subunit encodes the protein MKTFAMMAMIVLAACGGDERGAGATGTLEMVEVDLAPMQPARVVEMRVREGDAVRAGQVLAVLEQAATESQVPQTEARVSFAQARLRDLQAGPRAAEIARAQAELRARQAEADRAARELQRIRALEEAGAISRQALDNARAAASLAAAQRDAARESVRVLRDGARSEQVQAARAEVTGAEAALQAARRTAGELTLVAPADGVVITRIAEPGEVLGAGQPALTVGDPRRPWTRVYVGAATLPLLRTGQTVTATLDGHPDPTFRGRIASINPRAEFTPRVALTEDEREDLLFGVRVEFDDGTGMLKAGLPLTVALPIAEKRP